From the genome of Oscillospiraceae bacterium:
GGTGGCAGGAGCCTTCTCCAAGCCAGGCATTCATGGACTCTGTAAAGTCAGCAATCCATTTCTGCGGAACAAAGGCCTGTACCGTACCTGCAAAGCCGCCGCCGTGCACACGCCAGGCAAATGCGTCCCGCTGTGCATGGCGGTTGGCAAAATGCTCAATCAGCCCAAGCGTAACCGAAACGGCCTGCCGCTTCCAGTGCTCTGCGCTGTAGATATTCTGCAGATACATGAAAGAAGAAGCGCCGGACTCACGCACCAGACGCTTGAAGCGCTCAAAATCACCGTGGCGCAGGGCAAAGGCTTCCTCCTGTGCACGGCGGTCCTCAGCGTAAAAATGCATGGCACGCAGCACCGGGCGGTCGCCCAGTTTTTCCCGCAGCTGTGGAATATTCTGATAAAAGATAGGCTCTGGCACATCGTGCAGCACTTTTTTGTTAAAGTAAGCGGCAACCTGCCGGCTTTCCTGTGGAATAGCCGCATAGTCCGAGGTCAGGTCAGCGTGGCTCGCATGAGTATCGATAATGCAGAGCGTGTAGCCGCAGGAATTTAGGTCAAAATCCACTTTTTCAGCTTTTGGGTGTTCCACATCGCCGAAATCGATGCTGACAAAGCCGCCGATGCTGCTGGCAGCCTGGTCCATTAAGCCGCTCGGCTTGCCGAAATAGACATTTTCCGCGTATTGACCTGCCTGTGCAATGCGCATAGGGCTCTCTTCGCCACCACAGAAAAGAGCATTCATGGCTGTGCCAATCAGTACCTCAAAGGCAGCGCTGCTGGAAATGCCGCTGCCGCTGAGCACCTGTGAAGTGGTGTAGGCGTCAAAGCCGCCAACGGGGTAATCTTTTTCTACAAACCAGTTTGCAAGCCCGCGGATCAGCGACTGGCTGGTATTAGCCTCATCTTTATGTACAGAAAGGTCAGTCAAGTCTACCGCGTCTTCCGGGTATCCCTGTGACTTCACCCGAATAGTCGGGGCATCGCTGCGTGAAACGACCGCAATAACATCTAAATTAACCGCTGCGGCCAGCACATGGCCATGCTGATGGTCCGTGTGGTTGCCGCCCACCTCTGTGCGGCCAGGCGCACTAAAAACGGCAATATCGCGGTCTGCCCCATACAAAGCGGCAAAACAATCCAGCGCATCCGCATAGCGCTGTGCAACATTCTCGCACTCCTCGTCACTGCAGACATAAATATGCTTTATCTTCTCATGCAGGCCCCCCATAAGAAACTGCTTCTTGGCCTCTGACAGCTTCATGTTTTTTTCCTCCCGTTTCAAATAATTTCGACAAATTAACAAAATATTTGTATTATCAACTGTTTTATTTGTCTTTATCTTAGCTTTCTTTTATCACTAATGCAAGAACGGAATGTTTCATTTTTATGGATAAATGTTGCATAATAATATTTCCATAGAAAGGATTTTTCTGCAGAACGCCCGTCAAAAACAGATTTCTCGCTTTCGTGTCTGGAAATCCCCGCACAGGCATTGTATAATAGAACAAATTATGAATGAAACTATGGCTGTCCTTCCGCCGTAAAAAGGGACCTCATCTGTTATGCAAAAAAAAAGTACTTCACAAAAAAACGCGCTCGCTGCGCTGCCGGCCGCACTGGTCTGCACTGCGCTGTGGGGCAGCGCCTTTCCGTTTATCAAAATCGGCTATCGGGTATGTGCTGTAACAGGCGCTTTTTCACAAACTCTTTTTGCCGGCTGCCGTTTCGCATTGGCGGGAATCCTGGTCCTGCTGTTTCAGGCTGTACGTCAGCGGCACTTTTCCCTGCCGCCGCGCGGCAGCCGGCTGGCTATTTTCCGGCTGGGCCTGGTGATGACCGCCGCACAGTACCTGTGCTTTTACCTGGGGCTTGCCCACACCACCGGCGTACGCGGTTCCATTATACAGGGCACAGGCACTTTTTTAACTGTACTGCTGGCACATTTTCTGCTGCGCGGCAGTGACCGGCTGACAGCCGGCCGAGTACTTGGGTGCCTGGTAGGCTTTGCGGGCGTTGTACTGGTCAATCTGGACGGCAGCGGTGGTGCTTTCAGCTTTCAAGGAGAAGGCCTGCTGTTTTTGGCTGCGGCAATGTTTTCCGTCGGCTCTATTTTAAGCAAATTTCTGACCGGAAAAGCTGACCCTTTCTGTATTACTGGGTGGCAGCTGTTGATTGGCGGCGTTGTTTTAGCTGTTGCAGGATTTTTAGGCGGCGGCCGCATCACGCTTGCAAGCGGCACTGCATGGGGCGTATTTCTTTACCTGGCGGCTCTTTCCAGCGTTGCGTTTACTATCTGGACCATCCTGCTGCAAAAGTATCCGGCCGGTCAAGTTGCCGTTTACACTTTCCTGACACCGGTCTTTGGGGTACTGCTTTCTGCACTGCTGCTACATGAATCGATTGCCGGCGCCAAAACCGCAGCAGCATTGGTGTTTGTCTGCGTCGGCATTCTGCTGGTAAACCTAACCGCACCACACAGCGAAAAAAGCAAAACATCGTAAAAGGAGGCGCCGCCGTATGAAAGAAAAGCTGGCTCTGCCTTATGAAGAACAGCCGATTTATGTCCGAATGATTCAGCGCTATCTTTCCCACGATATCGGGCGCTGCGCTGCGGCGCTGGCCTATTACTTTCTGTTTACGCTGTTTCCCACACTGATTCTGCTGACGCTGCTGCTGACGCGGCTGGGCCTGTCGGCACATGTCGTGGAGCTGCTCAGAGGAATTCTGCCGAAAAATGTACTGGAAACAATTTCCGGGTATATGCAGCATGTACTGCAAGTCAAAAGCAACTCGAAACATATCTCCCTGCTGTTAACCAGTACCTTTTTGCTGTTTTACTTTATCATGCGTGCAATGAACTGTGTGCTGCGCTATGTCAGCACCGCCTACGGCTACCGCTCTACGGTTTCGCCGGTGCGGCAGCAGATAAATCTATTTATTGCCACCATCTTTATGGTACTTGGCATTTTGGTTGCACTGGGCATTATCAATGTGGGCCGTACCGTACTGCGCCTGCTCGCGCCGGCCCTGCACCTAAGCTCTAACTCTATCAATCTCTGGAACTTGTTCCGTTTCTTTCTTTTGGCGGGCATTCTGTTCCTTATGCTATTTTCCACCTACTACTTAGTACCAAACCGCACCTATAAGCCGCGCCAAGTGCTGCCCGGTACCCTGCTGGCCATGCTTACCTGGATGATTTTTTCCCTGATTTATGCGTTTTATGTGGAAAACATCGGGAACTATTCTTTGATTTACGGCACTTTGGGCGCGGCCATTGTGCTTTTGCTATGGCTGTATTTCAGCGGTTTTGTACTGATTCTCGGTGCAGAACTAAATGCCGTAATTATGGAAATGAATACGGAAATGAAGAAAAAGCAGATTGTCAAATTCTCGGCGCGCTGGCGGTATTTGTGGGTGTGCGGCTGGGACCCGGAGCAGGTAAACGACAAACCAGAAACAAAAAATGGATCTGAAAAAGGTAAAAAATAAACTGAAAATC
Proteins encoded in this window:
- a CDS encoding galactokinase, coding for MKLSEAKKQFLMGGLHEKIKHIYVCSDEECENVAQRYADALDCFAALYGADRDIAVFSAPGRTEVGGNHTDHQHGHVLAAAVNLDVIAVVSRSDAPTIRVKSQGYPEDAVDLTDLSVHKDEANTSQSLIRGLANWFVEKDYPVGGFDAYTTSQVLSGSGISSSAAFEVLIGTAMNALFCGGEESPMRIAQAGQYAENVYFGKPSGLMDQAASSIGGFVSIDFGDVEHPKAEKVDFDLNSCGYTLCIIDTHASHADLTSDYAAIPQESRQVAAYFNKKVLHDVPEPIFYQNIPQLREKLGDRPVLRAMHFYAEDRRAQEEAFALRHGDFERFKRLVRESGASSFMYLQNIYSAEHWKRQAVSVTLGLIEHFANRHAQRDAFAWRVHGGGFAGTVQAFVPQKWIADFTESMNAWLGEGSCHLLRVRPVGGVQIL
- a CDS encoding DMT family transporter, giving the protein MQKKSTSQKNALAALPAALVCTALWGSAFPFIKIGYRVCAVTGAFSQTLFAGCRFALAGILVLLFQAVRQRHFSLPPRGSRLAIFRLGLVMTAAQYLCFYLGLAHTTGVRGSIIQGTGTFLTVLLAHFLLRGSDRLTAGRVLGCLVGFAGVVLVNLDGSGGAFSFQGEGLLFLAAAMFSVGSILSKFLTGKADPFCITGWQLLIGGVVLAVAGFLGGGRITLASGTAWGVFLYLAALSSVAFTIWTILLQKYPAGQVAVYTFLTPVFGVLLSALLLHESIAGAKTAAALVFVCVGILLVNLTAPHSEKSKTS
- a CDS encoding YihY/virulence factor BrkB family protein, producing MKEKLALPYEEQPIYVRMIQRYLSHDIGRCAAALAYYFLFTLFPTLILLTLLLTRLGLSAHVVELLRGILPKNVLETISGYMQHVLQVKSNSKHISLLLTSTFLLFYFIMRAMNCVLRYVSTAYGYRSTVSPVRQQINLFIATIFMVLGILVALGIINVGRTVLRLLAPALHLSSNSINLWNLFRFFLLAGILFLMLFSTYYLVPNRTYKPRQVLPGTLLAMLTWMIFSLIYAFYVENIGNYSLIYGTLGAAIVLLLWLYFSGFVLILGAELNAVIMEMNTEMKKKQIVKFSARWRYLWVCGWDPEQVNDKPETKNGSEKGKK